In the genome of Nocardioides marmoribigeumensis, one region contains:
- the betA gene encoding choline dehydrogenase has product MGSSRHWDYVIVGGGSAGCALANRLSADPGTRVLVLEAGHSDFRIDPFVHMPAALPIPIGNRFYDWKYESEPEPGMNGRRVYHARGKVLGGSSSINGMIFQRGNPMDYERWAGDTGMETWDYLHCLPYFKRMETCLAGADRWRGGSGPLVLERGPATNPLFGAFFEAVQQAGYPLTDDVNGYRQEGFAPFDRNIHRGRRLSAARAYLHPVLKERDNLDVRTLALVTRIRFDGTRAVGVDYTRGRTSHQVSAGEVVLCGGAINTPQLLQLSGVGAAEHLEPLGVRMVHELPGVGENLQDHLEVYIQYASKQPVSIAPGLRWRARPGIGYQWLFHRRGLGASNHFEGGGFCRSNDEVDWPNLMFHFLPVAIRYDGSAPTEGHGYQVHVGPMYADTRGWVRIAGTDPRVHPRIRFNYLTTPNDRREWVEAVQAARDILNQPAFAPFNAGELSPGPSVSTEDEILDWVRADAETALHPSCTARMGVDDLSVTDPTSMRVHGLDGLRVVDASVFPYVTNGNIYAPVMMVAEKAADLILGNTPLAAEQVPYYRHRDGSSLWPPGDARNQLTDRPQEVRP; this is encoded by the coding sequence GTGGGCAGCAGCAGGCACTGGGACTACGTGATCGTGGGCGGTGGCTCGGCGGGCTGCGCCCTGGCCAACCGGCTCAGCGCCGACCCCGGCACGCGGGTCCTCGTGCTCGAGGCCGGGCACTCCGACTTCCGCATCGACCCGTTCGTGCACATGCCGGCGGCCCTGCCGATCCCGATCGGCAACCGCTTCTACGACTGGAAGTACGAGTCGGAGCCCGAGCCCGGGATGAACGGCCGCCGGGTCTACCACGCGCGCGGCAAGGTGCTCGGCGGGTCGAGCTCGATCAACGGCATGATCTTCCAGCGCGGCAACCCGATGGACTACGAGCGGTGGGCCGGCGACACCGGGATGGAGACCTGGGACTACCTCCACTGCCTGCCCTACTTCAAGCGCATGGAGACCTGCCTGGCCGGGGCGGACCGGTGGCGCGGGGGCAGCGGTCCGCTGGTCCTGGAGCGGGGGCCCGCGACCAACCCGCTGTTCGGCGCGTTCTTCGAGGCCGTGCAGCAGGCGGGCTACCCGCTGACCGACGACGTCAACGGCTACCGCCAGGAGGGCTTCGCGCCCTTCGACCGCAACATCCACCGCGGCCGGCGCCTCTCGGCCGCCCGGGCCTACCTCCACCCCGTGCTCAAGGAGCGCGACAACCTCGACGTGCGCACCCTCGCGCTGGTCACCCGCATCCGCTTCGACGGCACGCGCGCCGTGGGCGTCGACTACACCCGTGGCCGCACCTCCCACCAGGTGAGCGCCGGCGAGGTGGTCCTGTGCGGCGGCGCGATCAACACCCCGCAGCTGCTGCAGCTGTCCGGGGTCGGCGCCGCGGAGCACCTCGAGCCCCTCGGCGTGCGCATGGTCCACGAGCTGCCGGGGGTGGGGGAGAACCTCCAGGACCACCTCGAGGTCTACATCCAGTACGCCAGCAAGCAGCCGGTCTCCATCGCACCGGGCCTGCGGTGGCGGGCCCGTCCGGGCATCGGCTACCAGTGGCTGTTCCACCGCCGCGGCCTGGGGGCGAGCAACCACTTCGAGGGTGGCGGCTTCTGCCGCAGCAACGACGAGGTGGACTGGCCCAACCTGATGTTCCACTTCCTGCCCGTCGCGATCCGCTACGACGGGTCGGCGCCCACCGAGGGCCACGGCTACCAGGTCCACGTCGGCCCGATGTACGCCGACACCCGCGGCTGGGTGCGCATCGCCGGCACCGACCCGCGCGTGCACCCGCGGATCCGGTTCAACTACCTCACCACGCCCAACGATCGTCGCGAGTGGGTCGAGGCGGTGCAGGCTGCGCGCGACATCCTCAACCAGCCGGCCTTCGCGCCGTTCAACGCCGGCGAGCTCTCGCCGGGGCCGTCGGTGTCGACCGAGGACGAGATCCTCGACTGGGTGCGCGCCGACGCCGAGACCGCGCTGCACCCCTCGTGCACCGCACGGATGGGCGTCGACGACCTCTCGGTCACCGACCCCACGTCGATGCGCGTGCACGGCCTCGACGGGCTGCGGGTGGTCGACGCCAGCGTCTTCCCCTACGTCACCAACGGCAACATCTACGCCCCGGTGATGATGGTCGCCGAGAAGGCCGCCGACCTCATCCTGGGCAACACGCCGCTGGCCGCGGAGCAGGTGCCCTACTACCGCCACCGCGACGGCTCCTCGCTCTGGCCGCCCGGCGACGCCCGCAACCAGCTGACCGACCGACCCCAGGAGGTGCGGCCATGA
- a CDS encoding quaternary amine ABC transporter ATP-binding protein → MTATQARPTGDVALRVDGLWKIFGPGAGKVLGSPDAELSRAELKERTGCVIGVRDVSFEVSPGEVFVVMGLSGSGKSTLVRMLTRLIEPTAGTVEMAGRDITAASESDLRDLRRKHVSMVFQHFGLLPHRKVVDNVAYGLEIRGENKAQRRRRAMEMVELVGLNGYDQSYPDQLSGGMQQRVGLARALAGDPELLLFDEPFSALDPLIRRDMQNEVVRLHHELRKTMVFITHDLAEALKLGDRIMILRDGEIVQVGRPDEVVGSPADDYVKEFVSDVPKSHVLTLKWVMREPTAEVSPDAPVLQSDTVVREAARAVLAHKGAVRVAEGDRIVGVVDDEDILRVVVAEER, encoded by the coding sequence ATGACCGCCACCCAGGCACGACCCACCGGCGACGTCGCCCTGCGGGTCGACGGCCTCTGGAAGATCTTCGGCCCCGGCGCCGGCAAGGTCCTCGGCTCTCCCGACGCCGAGCTCTCCCGTGCCGAGCTCAAGGAGCGGACGGGGTGCGTGATCGGCGTACGCGACGTGTCCTTCGAGGTCTCGCCCGGCGAGGTCTTCGTGGTGATGGGCCTCTCGGGGTCCGGCAAGTCGACGCTGGTGCGGATGCTCACCCGGCTGATCGAGCCGACGGCGGGCACGGTCGAGATGGCCGGTCGCGACATCACCGCGGCCTCGGAGTCCGACCTGCGCGACCTGCGCCGCAAGCACGTCTCGATGGTCTTCCAGCACTTCGGCCTGCTGCCGCACCGCAAGGTCGTCGACAACGTCGCCTACGGCCTCGAGATCCGCGGCGAGAACAAGGCCCAGCGACGCCGGCGGGCCATGGAGATGGTCGAGCTGGTCGGACTGAACGGCTACGACCAGTCCTATCCCGACCAGCTGTCGGGGGGCATGCAGCAGCGGGTCGGGCTCGCCCGGGCGCTGGCCGGCGACCCCGAGCTGCTCCTGTTCGACGAGCCGTTCTCGGCGCTCGACCCCCTGATCCGCCGCGACATGCAGAACGAGGTCGTGCGGCTGCACCACGAGCTGCGCAAGACGATGGTCTTCATCACCCACGACCTCGCGGAGGCGCTCAAGCTCGGCGACCGGATCATGATCCTGCGCGACGGCGAGATCGTGCAGGTCGGGCGGCCCGACGAGGTCGTGGGCTCACCGGCCGACGACTACGTCAAGGAGTTCGTCAGTGACGTGCCGAAGTCCCACGTGCTCACCTTGAAGTGGGTGATGCGCGAGCCCACCGCCGAGGTGTCCCCGGACGCCCCGGTGCTGCAGTCCGACACCGTCGTCCGCGAGGCGGCGCGGGCGGTCCTCGCCCACAAGGGAGCGGTGCGGGTCGCCGAGGGCGATCGCATCGTCGGGGTGGTCGACGACGAGGACATCCTCCGGGTGGTCGTCGCGGAGGAGCGATGA
- a CDS encoding trimethylamine methyltransferase family protein, with amino-acid sequence MTRLPCCGTTVPHREAESPASSSSRRAPARRGGSQPMFRNRMPRYEILSEDAMATLDGGWRRLVTEIGVEFMSDRALDLFRAAGQRVEDNTVFLDPDFLLEQVAKAPREFDVQARNPERSVHIGGDAMAFSGVYGPPFVREGAVRRDATMDDFRNFTRLAQSYDVLDSAGGVICEPNDAPLDSRHLDMTLALATLTDKLFMGNVVSGPNARDVIEMTSILFGEGKGREHGRASIEETPATISLVNCNSPLRWDDRMLDALFEYSAANQAVVLTPFLLMGAMSPVTVPAALVQQIAEALSGIALSQLIRPGSPAIFGSFLSNIDMQSGSPMFGTPESGVGLLCTGQVARHFGLPFRSGGTLTSSQVPDAQAGYEALMTMLPTFLAGANWVMHSAGWLEGGLVSCYEKFVMDVELVQMLQHEFTPLEIDEASLAFGAHEEVGHGGHFLGAMHTMERFRTCFYRPFLSSSENFERWTRNGGKDTAARATEVYRQRLQDYEAPPLDEAILEELQEFVVRRRAELGD; translated from the coding sequence TTGACCCGACTCCCATGTTGTGGAACAACTGTTCCACATCGTGAGGCCGAATCGCCCGCGTCGTCAAGCAGCCGACGAGCACCGGCGCGTCGGGGAGGGAGCCAGCCCATGTTCCGCAACCGGATGCCGCGCTACGAGATCCTCAGCGAGGACGCCATGGCGACCCTCGACGGCGGGTGGCGCCGGCTGGTCACCGAGATCGGCGTCGAGTTCATGAGCGACCGGGCGCTCGACCTCTTCCGCGCCGCCGGCCAGCGGGTCGAGGACAACACCGTGTTCCTCGACCCGGACTTCCTGCTCGAGCAGGTGGCCAAGGCCCCGCGCGAGTTCGACGTGCAGGCGCGCAACCCCGAGCGGTCGGTCCACATCGGCGGCGACGCCATGGCGTTCAGCGGCGTCTACGGCCCGCCGTTCGTGCGCGAGGGCGCCGTACGCCGCGACGCCACGATGGACGACTTCCGCAACTTCACGCGGCTGGCCCAGTCCTACGACGTGCTCGACTCCGCGGGCGGGGTGATCTGCGAGCCCAACGACGCCCCGCTGGACAGCCGCCACCTCGACATGACGCTCGCGCTGGCGACGCTGACCGACAAGCTCTTCATGGGCAACGTCGTCTCCGGGCCCAACGCCCGCGACGTCATCGAGATGACCTCGATCCTCTTCGGCGAGGGCAAGGGCCGCGAGCACGGCCGTGCCTCGATCGAGGAGACGCCGGCGACGATCTCCCTGGTCAACTGCAACTCCCCGCTGCGGTGGGACGACCGCATGCTCGACGCGCTCTTCGAGTACTCCGCGGCCAACCAGGCCGTGGTCCTCACGCCGTTCCTCCTCATGGGCGCCATGTCGCCCGTGACGGTGCCCGCCGCGCTGGTCCAGCAGATCGCCGAGGCGCTGTCCGGCATCGCCCTCTCGCAGCTGATCCGGCCCGGGTCGCCGGCGATCTTCGGCTCGTTCCTGTCCAACATCGACATGCAGTCCGGCTCCCCGATGTTCGGCACCCCGGAGTCGGGCGTCGGCCTGCTCTGCACCGGCCAGGTCGCCCGCCACTTCGGGCTGCCGTTCCGCTCCGGCGGCACGCTCACCTCCTCGCAGGTGCCCGACGCCCAGGCCGGCTACGAGGCGCTGATGACGATGCTCCCGACGTTCCTCGCCGGCGCCAACTGGGTGATGCACTCGGCCGGGTGGCTCGAGGGCGGGCTGGTCTCCTGCTACGAGAAGTTCGTGATGGACGTCGAGCTGGTCCAGATGCTCCAGCACGAGTTCACCCCGCTCGAGATCGACGAGGCCTCGCTGGCCTTCGGCGCGCACGAGGAGGTCGGCCACGGCGGTCACTTCCTCGGCGCGATGCACACGATGGAGCGCTTCCGGACCTGCTTCTACCGGCCGTTCCTCAGCTCCTCGGAGAACTTCGAGCGCTGGACGCGCAACGGAGGCAAGGACACGGCCGCGCGGGCGACCGAGGTCTACCGGCAGCGGCTGCAGGACTACGAGGCCCCGCCGCTGGACGAGGCGATCCTCGAGGAGCTGCAGGAGTTCGTCGTACGCCGGCGCGCCGAGCTGGGCGACTGA
- a CDS encoding IclR family transcriptional regulator, with product MSNSVEATAPAGGGVQSVDRALTILQVLARAGELGVTEIAAELGVHKSTAFRLVATLESHGMVEQHQGRGKYRLGVGLLRLAGATTARLDLVQEARPVCRQLAQDTGETVNLAVLSGSSALYLDQVAGTSALQTHNWVGQHIPLHATSNGKVLLAGLPPARREELVGRLPSYTSATITQRARLREELTAVATQGWAVAVDELEMGLAAVAAPIRSAHGDVVASMSLSGPTFRLTEARIAEVLPALLQAADEVSHRMGWGRR from the coding sequence ATGAGCAACAGTGTCGAGGCGACCGCCCCGGCCGGGGGAGGCGTGCAGTCGGTCGACCGCGCGTTGACGATCCTGCAGGTCCTCGCGCGCGCCGGCGAGCTCGGGGTCACCGAGATCGCCGCCGAGCTCGGCGTCCACAAGTCGACCGCCTTCCGCCTCGTCGCGACGCTGGAGTCGCACGGGATGGTCGAGCAGCACCAGGGCCGCGGGAAGTACCGCCTCGGCGTCGGCCTGCTGCGCCTCGCCGGCGCGACCACCGCCCGGCTCGACCTCGTGCAGGAGGCCCGGCCGGTCTGCCGCCAGCTCGCCCAGGACACGGGGGAGACGGTCAACCTCGCGGTCCTCTCCGGGTCCAGCGCGCTCTACCTCGACCAGGTCGCCGGGACCTCGGCCCTGCAGACCCACAACTGGGTCGGGCAGCACATCCCGCTGCACGCCACGAGCAACGGCAAGGTCCTGCTGGCCGGTCTGCCCCCGGCGCGGCGCGAGGAGCTGGTCGGCCGCCTCCCGTCGTACACCTCGGCGACGATCACCCAGCGCGCGCGGCTCCGCGAGGAGCTCACCGCGGTGGCGACGCAGGGGTGGGCGGTCGCGGTCGACGAGCTCGAGATGGGGCTGGCCGCCGTCGCGGCGCCGATCCGCAGCGCCCACGGTGACGTCGTCGCGTCGATGAGCCTGTCCGGCCCGACCTTCCGGCTCACCGAGGCGCGCATCGCCGAGGTCCTGCCCGCGCTGCTCCAGGCGGCCGACGAGGTCTCCCACCGGATGGGGTGGGGCCGCCGCTGA
- a CDS encoding aldehyde dehydrogenase family protein, with the protein MPELYVDGAWSGALAGGRREIRCPADGTLVAEVDEAGPEDTERAIAAARAAFDATGPGAWTSTSARDRGDLLLRVADLLQRDRAEVARMESRDTGKRLVESEYDVDDVTSVFRHYGRIADDDPGRLVDTGQAGVVSRVVREPVGVCALITPWNYPLLQTSWKVAPAIAAGCTFVLKPSELSPHTAVHLVRLLEEAGLPAGVGNLVLGAGAAAGGPLSTDPRVDLVSFTGGLATGRTLMANASAHVTKVALELGGKNPNIVFDDADFDAALDMALTAVFLHSGQVCSAGARLVVQEGWHDRFVDALVERAQQIRLGGPFDDKAETGCLISEAHLAKVSSYVEAAVAEGAQLRCGGERVTEGALADGFFFPPTVLDRCETSMRCVQEESFGPVLTVETFTDEDDAVRIANDSIYGLAGAVWTRDGDKAERVARRLRMGTVWINDFHPYVAQAEWGGYKQSGIGRELGRLGLEEYQETKHVWHNVAPGPQGWFGG; encoded by the coding sequence GTGCCTGAGCTGTACGTCGACGGGGCGTGGTCCGGCGCGCTCGCGGGCGGGCGGCGCGAGATCCGCTGCCCCGCGGACGGCACGCTTGTGGCCGAGGTCGACGAGGCCGGGCCCGAGGACACCGAGCGCGCGATCGCCGCGGCGCGCGCCGCCTTCGACGCGACCGGGCCCGGCGCCTGGACCTCGACCAGCGCCCGAGACCGCGGCGACCTGCTGCTCCGCGTCGCCGACCTGCTGCAGCGCGACCGCGCCGAGGTCGCGCGGATGGAGTCGCGGGACACCGGCAAGCGCCTGGTCGAGAGCGAGTACGACGTCGACGACGTCACCTCCGTCTTCCGCCACTACGGACGCATCGCGGACGACGACCCGGGGCGCCTGGTCGACACCGGCCAGGCGGGCGTGGTGAGCCGCGTGGTGCGCGAGCCGGTCGGCGTCTGCGCGCTGATCACGCCGTGGAACTACCCGCTCCTGCAGACCTCGTGGAAGGTGGCTCCGGCGATCGCCGCCGGCTGCACCTTCGTGCTCAAGCCGAGCGAGCTCAGCCCCCACACCGCCGTCCACCTGGTGCGCCTGCTCGAGGAGGCCGGGCTGCCCGCCGGCGTCGGCAACCTCGTGCTCGGCGCGGGCGCCGCGGCGGGCGGACCGCTGTCGACCGACCCCCGCGTCGACCTGGTGAGCTTCACCGGCGGCCTGGCGACGGGCAGGACCCTGATGGCCAACGCCTCGGCCCACGTCACCAAGGTCGCGCTCGAGCTCGGTGGCAAGAACCCCAACATCGTCTTCGACGACGCCGACTTCGACGCGGCCCTCGACATGGCCCTGACCGCGGTGTTCCTGCACTCCGGCCAGGTGTGCTCGGCAGGCGCGCGCCTCGTCGTGCAGGAGGGCTGGCACGACCGGTTCGTCGACGCACTGGTCGAGCGCGCGCAGCAGATCCGGCTCGGCGGCCCCTTCGACGACAAGGCGGAGACCGGCTGCCTGATCTCCGAGGCCCACCTGGCCAAGGTGTCGTCGTACGTCGAGGCGGCCGTCGCCGAGGGGGCGCAGCTGCGCTGCGGGGGCGAGCGGGTGACCGAGGGGGCGCTGGCCGACGGGTTCTTCTTCCCGCCGACCGTGCTCGACCGCTGCGAGACGTCGATGCGCTGCGTGCAGGAGGAGTCGTTCGGCCCGGTGCTGACCGTGGAGACCTTCACCGACGAGGACGACGCGGTGCGCATCGCCAACGACTCGATCTACGGCCTGGCCGGCGCGGTGTGGACCCGCGACGGCGACAAGGCCGAGCGGGTCGCGCGCCGGCTGCGCATGGGCACCGTGTGGATCAACGACTTCCACCCCTACGTCGCGCAGGCGGAGTGGGGCGGCTACAAGCAGTCGGGCATCGGGCGCGAGCTCGGGCGTCTCGGGCTGGAGGAGTACCAGGAGACCAAGCACGTCTGGCACAACGTCGCACCCGGCCCGCAGGGCTGGTTCGGCGGCTGA
- a CDS encoding IclR family transcriptional regulator has product MNRSGSTAPVAAGAGGTQAVDRAAALLTLIVESDGPVTFTELAERTGLARSTTSRLLSALERTDLLARHDDGYAPGRLFAEHAARVGAADPHGDLLSAASPYLDELAAESRESAHLAVVRHGRLVHIANVETSHHLLGARDWDAVDVPDHCSALGKVLLAWDVLPLPSAPLATPTPHSLDAVALAEELRVVRRRGWAETHDELEVGLCGAAAPVRDARGHVVAALGVSGPTARIGNRADQLGRLIKNRAEALSLRLADTHAEEGVA; this is encoded by the coding sequence GTGAACAGGTCCGGGAGCACCGCCCCCGTCGCGGCGGGAGCCGGCGGGACGCAGGCGGTCGACCGCGCCGCGGCCCTGCTCACGCTGATCGTCGAGTCCGACGGGCCCGTGACCTTCACCGAGCTGGCCGAGCGCACCGGCCTCGCCCGGTCCACCACCTCCCGGCTGCTCTCCGCGCTCGAGCGCACCGACCTGCTGGCCCGTCACGACGACGGCTATGCCCCCGGACGGCTGTTCGCCGAGCACGCCGCCCGGGTCGGTGCGGCGGACCCGCACGGCGACCTGCTGAGCGCCGCGTCGCCCTACCTCGACGAGCTCGCGGCCGAGAGCCGCGAGTCGGCCCACCTCGCGGTCGTGCGTCACGGCCGCCTGGTGCACATCGCCAACGTCGAGACCAGCCACCACCTCCTCGGTGCCCGCGACTGGGACGCCGTCGACGTCCCCGACCACTGCTCCGCCCTCGGCAAGGTGCTGCTCGCCTGGGACGTGCTGCCGCTCCCGTCCGCGCCGCTGGCCACCCCGACACCGCACTCCCTCGACGCCGTCGCCCTGGCCGAGGAGCTGCGCGTGGTCCGCCGGCGCGGCTGGGCCGAGACCCACGACGAGCTCGAGGTCGGGCTGTGCGGTGCCGCCGCGCCCGTCCGCGACGCGCGCGGCCACGTGGTCGCCGCGCTCGGGGTCTCCGGGCCGACCGCCCGCATCGGGAACCGCGCCGACCAGCTCGGTCGGCTGATCAAGAACCGGGCGGAGGCCCTGAGCCTCCGGCTGGCCGACACACACGCTGAGGAGGGTGTGGCATGA
- a CDS encoding corrinoid protein, with amino-acid sequence MTPEEILRGLYDETLVGNAPRVLELTHEALGQGMEPQSLLFDALIPSLEEVGARFERGDFFVPEMLVAGRAMAGSMEVLRPLLADTGVETVGKFLMGTVKGDVHDIGKNLVNIMLEGAGFEVIDLGVQVAPEKFVAAIEEHQPDIVGFSAFLTTTMPMFKANLNALEKAGLRDSVIVMVGGAPVTQEYADAVGADGYAADASATVKRAKALLGERRAKVPA; translated from the coding sequence ATGACTCCAGAGGAGATCCTGCGCGGCCTGTACGACGAGACCCTGGTGGGCAACGCCCCACGGGTGCTCGAGCTGACGCACGAGGCGCTCGGTCAGGGCATGGAGCCGCAGTCGCTGCTCTTCGACGCCCTCATCCCGTCGCTGGAGGAGGTCGGCGCGCGGTTCGAGCGGGGCGACTTCTTCGTGCCGGAGATGCTCGTCGCGGGCCGCGCGATGGCGGGCTCGATGGAGGTGCTCAGGCCGCTGCTGGCCGACACCGGCGTCGAGACGGTCGGCAAGTTCCTGATGGGCACGGTCAAGGGCGACGTGCACGACATCGGCAAGAACCTGGTCAACATCATGCTCGAGGGCGCCGGGTTCGAGGTGATCGACCTCGGCGTGCAGGTGGCGCCGGAGAAGTTCGTCGCCGCGATCGAGGAGCACCAGCCCGACATCGTCGGCTTCTCGGCGTTCCTCACCACGACGATGCCGATGTTCAAGGCCAACCTCAACGCGCTGGAGAAGGCCGGCCTGCGCGACTCGGTGATCGTGATGGTGGGCGGGGCGCCGGTCACCCAGGAGTACGCCGACGCGGTGGGCGCCGACGGCTACGCCGCCGACGCCTCCGCCACCGTCAAGCGCGCCAAGGCGCTCCTGGGCGAGCGTCGGGCCAAGGTGCCTGCATGA
- a CDS encoding ABC transporter permease yields MTTAATLARPVEPGAAPPEGRRTRRVPRWVWVALVCVTWLVVWSFTRGHDTVQVSGTDQTDLHRRLGDFANGLGGNGFTRAVADAINVIIEFFQNLISTPAPPRPAPQVGWLGVVAVATWVGYAIATWRIAVLVAVSFLAFGVFGFWQDSMDLLIVTLVSVFIAVVIGFPLAVWIGLSRRAATVITPVLDMLQTMPTFVYLMFVFILFGIGAPNAVVCTVAYAVPPIVRIAGFGIRDVSATTIEATNSLGQTTAQRLWKVQVPMARKTIILGLNQTILAALSIAIIAGYVNGPGLGKPVLSALTQNDFGAGLVPGLLIVLMGIMFDRTTTAASERTESATRGGHDDPRRRRIVLGVTLVPVAVAVWYSRYSLDAANFPTNGLTRSVANGANDVADAVINAVEPLANSFKNLVSYGLLNPLQSVLADSPWWLALAALLALGVIIGGRRAALPSVVCLGLIFALDLWNDTMIVLTMTLVATLLVMVLAFVFGVWMARNRRADLVIRPLLDAGQTIPAFVYLIPVLALFGSTRFTAIIASVVYAAPAAIKLVCDGVRGVSPAVVEACCSTGSTTWQEITKVQLPMARGSLVLATNQGLLYVLAMVVIGGLVGAGALGYDVIYGIAHIDYAGKGIAAGFSIVLLGIFIDRVVRAAAERAG; encoded by the coding sequence ATGACGACCGCCGCGACCCTCGCACGTCCGGTCGAGCCGGGGGCCGCTCCGCCCGAGGGTCGACGGACCCGCCGCGTCCCACGCTGGGTGTGGGTCGCCCTCGTCTGCGTCACGTGGCTGGTGGTCTGGTCGTTCACGCGCGGTCACGACACGGTCCAGGTCTCCGGCACCGACCAGACCGACCTGCACCGGCGCCTCGGCGACTTCGCCAACGGCCTGGGCGGCAACGGCTTCACCCGGGCGGTCGCCGACGCCATCAACGTGATCATCGAGTTCTTCCAGAACCTGATCTCGACGCCGGCGCCGCCGCGTCCCGCGCCGCAGGTCGGGTGGCTCGGGGTCGTGGCCGTCGCCACGTGGGTCGGCTACGCCATCGCCACCTGGCGGATCGCAGTCCTGGTCGCGGTGTCGTTCCTCGCCTTCGGGGTCTTCGGCTTCTGGCAGGACTCGATGGACCTGCTGATCGTCACCTTGGTCTCGGTGTTCATCGCGGTGGTGATCGGCTTCCCGCTGGCCGTGTGGATCGGGCTCAGCCGGCGTGCGGCCACCGTCATCACCCCGGTCCTGGACATGCTCCAGACGATGCCGACGTTCGTCTACCTGATGTTCGTCTTCATCCTCTTCGGCATCGGCGCGCCCAACGCCGTGGTGTGCACCGTCGCCTACGCGGTGCCGCCGATCGTGCGCATCGCCGGGTTCGGCATCCGCGACGTCTCGGCCACCACGATCGAGGCGACGAACTCGCTCGGCCAGACCACCGCGCAGCGCCTGTGGAAGGTGCAGGTCCCGATGGCGCGCAAGACGATCATCCTGGGCCTCAACCAGACGATCCTGGCGGCGCTGTCGATCGCCATCATCGCCGGCTACGTCAACGGCCCCGGGCTCGGCAAGCCCGTCCTCTCGGCGCTCACCCAGAACGACTTCGGCGCCGGCCTGGTGCCCGGACTGCTCATCGTGCTGATGGGCATCATGTTCGACCGCACCACGACGGCGGCCAGCGAGCGCACGGAGAGCGCGACCCGCGGTGGGCATGACGACCCGCGCCGGCGACGGATCGTGCTCGGCGTCACGCTCGTCCCGGTCGCCGTGGCCGTCTGGTACTCCCGCTACTCCCTCGACGCCGCGAACTTCCCGACCAACGGCCTGACCCGTTCGGTCGCCAACGGCGCCAACGACGTGGCGGACGCGGTCATCAACGCCGTCGAGCCCCTGGCCAACAGCTTCAAGAACCTCGTGTCCTACGGCTTGCTCAACCCCCTGCAGTCGGTCCTGGCCGACTCGCCGTGGTGGCTGGCCCTGGCCGCGCTGCTCGCCTTGGGGGTCATCATCGGCGGTCGCCGGGCGGCCCTGCCCAGCGTGGTGTGCCTGGGGCTGATCTTCGCGCTGGACCTGTGGAACGACACGATGATCGTGCTCACGATGACGCTGGTCGCCACGCTGCTGGTGATGGTCCTGGCGTTCGTGTTCGGGGTCTGGATGGCTCGCAACAGACGCGCCGACCTCGTCATCCGGCCGCTGCTCGACGCCGGCCAGACGATCCCGGCGTTCGTCTACCTCATCCCGGTGCTCGCCCTGTTCGGGTCCACCCGGTTCACCGCGATCATCGCCTCGGTGGTCTACGCCGCGCCCGCGGCGATCAAGCTCGTCTGCGACGGCGTCCGCGGCGTCAGCCCCGCGGTCGTCGAGGCGTGCTGCTCCACCGGGTCGACGACGTGGCAGGAGATCACCAAGGTGCAGCTGCCGATGGCTCGCGGCTCCTTGGTCCTGGCCACCAACCAGGGCCTGCTCTACGTGTTGGCGATGGTCGTCATCGGCGGGCTCGTCGGGGCCGGCGCCCTCGGGTACGACGTCATCTACGGCATCGCCCACATCGACTACGCCGGCAAGGGCATCGCGGCCGGCTTCTCCATCGTGCTGCTCGGCATCTTCATCGACCGAGTGGTCCGCGCCGCAGCCGAGCGTGCCGGCTGA